From Poecile atricapillus isolate bPoeAtr1 chromosome Z, bPoeAtr1.hap1, whole genome shotgun sequence, one genomic window encodes:
- the GRAMD2B gene encoding GRAM domain-containing protein 2B isoform X2 — MLKKGSSLEDSVFLSESHNSFRKSSNDTPASPTESVGSVFLSSDGENGTDEKRRAGKSPTVSLQTSTSEMEYFDDRKKVDVARTKSSTDSPVLTIKSDSKIERKKRASNQLKANAHFHKLFLDVPIDEPLKQSFTCALQKEILYQGKLFISENWICFHSKVFGKDTKISIPVLSVTLLKKTKTALLVPNALIIATMTDRYMFVSLLSRDTTYKLLKSICRHLDDTSMGNSPNPSSAENSFRADRPRTLPLDFTEDYSDLDGIVQQRRQEMEESSSTGSQTPELECFQDYHIVETETHLKVSKPEAKSVRSDAHSKRGPDGKARNSPRNGHSEAFRFLHKLKSQKLLSLNHVLVFYAILVCVLILSTFYMRYKISILEERLMSMTAFDSHIKEHQVHQDLGSHLQINADAFCDELTANLRKLEKRLLRCHGWGLAVPCRGSTGCCWNGCVQHRAAPGPGPQLLPLQTLLHLPPNLDKCTRTEQLTKAT; from the exons TTCAGATGGAGAAAATGGAACAGATGAGAAAAGAAGGGCTGGAAAATCACCCACTGTGTCGCTGCAGACCTCTACCAGTGAAATGGAGTATTTTGATGACCGGAAAAAAGTTGATGTTGCTAG GACCAAGAGCAGCACAGATAGTCCAGTCCTGACAATCAAGAGTGACTCCAagattgaaaggaaaaaacGTGCCTCAAATCAG ctGAAGGCAAATGCACACTTTCATAAGCTGTTTCTAGACGTTCCCATTGATGAGCCTCTGAAACAAA GCTTTACCTGTGCTCTGCAGAAAGAAATTCTGTACCAAGGAAAGTTATTCATTTCTGAAAACTGGATTTGCTTCCATTCCAAGGTTTTTGGCAAGGATACTAAG ATTAGTATACCTGTGCTGTCAGTGACACTtctgaagaaaaccaaaactgcCCTTCTTGTGCCAAATGCTCTGATCATAGCAACAATGACAGATAGG TACATGTTTGTCTCACTGCTCTCCAGAGATACGACCTACAAGCTATTAAAATCTATCTGTAGACATCTTGAC gATACAAGCATGGGCAACAGTCCAAATCCCTCTTCTGCAGAAAACAGCTTCAGGGCTGATCGCCCTAGAACTCTGCCCCTG GATTTCACTGAAGATTATTCTGATCTGGATGGAATAGTGCAACAGCGAAGACAAGAGATGGAAGagtccagcagcacaggctcacAGACACCAGAGCTGGAATGCTTTCAAG ATTATCACATAGTTGAAACAGAGACTCACTTAAAAGTTTCCAAGCCTGAGGCCAAGTCTGTTCGTTCAGATGCACATAGTAAACGTGGGCCTGATGGAAAAGCCCGAAACAGTCCTCGAAATG GCCACTCTGAAGCCTTCAGGTTCCTCCACAAACTGAAGTCCCAGAAGCTCTTATCTCTGAACCATGTACTTGTATTTTATGCAATTCT CGTTTGTGTTTTAATACTTTCTACCTTCTACATGAGATATAAAATTAGCATCCTGGAAGAACGCCTTATGTCCATGACAGCTTTTGATTCACATATTAAGGA ACATCAAGTGCACCAAGATTTAGGATCTCACCTGCAAATTAATGCTGATGCCTTTTGTGATGAGTTAACTGCTAATCTTAGAAAATTGGAAAAG AGGCTCCTCCGCTGTCATGGCTGGGGCTTGGCTGTGCCCTGCCGTGGTTCCACTGGATGCTGCTGGAATGGCTGTGtccagcacagggcagccccTGGTCCTGgcccacagctgctgcccctgcagACCTTGCTCCACCTGCCCCCTAACCTTGACAAATGCACCCGTACAG AACAACTTACAAAAGCTACTTGA
- the GRAMD2B gene encoding GRAM domain-containing protein 2B isoform X3 yields the protein MVLMTEPRCDAEEPRAARAAGRRESRGAPRLSDGENGTDEKRRAGKSPTVSLQTSTSEMEYFDDRKKVDVARTKSSTDSPVLTIKSDSKIERKKRASNQLKANAHFHKLFLDVPIDEPLKQSFTCALQKEILYQGKLFISENWICFHSKVFGKDTKISIPVLSVTLLKKTKTALLVPNALIIATMTDRYMFVSLLSRDTTYKLLKSICRHLDDTSMGNSPNPSSAENSFRADRPRTLPLDFTEDYSDLDGIVQQRRQEMEESSSTGSQTPELECFQDYHIVETETHLKVSKPEAKSVRSDAHSKRGPDGKARNSPRNGHSEAFRFLHKLKSQKLLSLNHVLVFYAILVCVLILSTFYMRYKISILEERLMSMTAFDSHIKEHQVHQDLGSHLQINADAFCDELTANLRKLEKRLLRCHGWGLAVPCRGSTGCCWNGCVQHRAAPGPGPQLLPLQTLLHLPPNLDKCTRTDTEQLTKAT from the exons TTCAGATGGAGAAAATGGAACAGATGAGAAAAGAAGGGCTGGAAAATCACCCACTGTGTCGCTGCAGACCTCTACCAGTGAAATGGAGTATTTTGATGACCGGAAAAAAGTTGATGTTGCTAG GACCAAGAGCAGCACAGATAGTCCAGTCCTGACAATCAAGAGTGACTCCAagattgaaaggaaaaaacGTGCCTCAAATCAG ctGAAGGCAAATGCACACTTTCATAAGCTGTTTCTAGACGTTCCCATTGATGAGCCTCTGAAACAAA GCTTTACCTGTGCTCTGCAGAAAGAAATTCTGTACCAAGGAAAGTTATTCATTTCTGAAAACTGGATTTGCTTCCATTCCAAGGTTTTTGGCAAGGATACTAAG ATTAGTATACCTGTGCTGTCAGTGACACTtctgaagaaaaccaaaactgcCCTTCTTGTGCCAAATGCTCTGATCATAGCAACAATGACAGATAGG TACATGTTTGTCTCACTGCTCTCCAGAGATACGACCTACAAGCTATTAAAATCTATCTGTAGACATCTTGAC gATACAAGCATGGGCAACAGTCCAAATCCCTCTTCTGCAGAAAACAGCTTCAGGGCTGATCGCCCTAGAACTCTGCCCCTG GATTTCACTGAAGATTATTCTGATCTGGATGGAATAGTGCAACAGCGAAGACAAGAGATGGAAGagtccagcagcacaggctcacAGACACCAGAGCTGGAATGCTTTCAAG ATTATCACATAGTTGAAACAGAGACTCACTTAAAAGTTTCCAAGCCTGAGGCCAAGTCTGTTCGTTCAGATGCACATAGTAAACGTGGGCCTGATGGAAAAGCCCGAAACAGTCCTCGAAATG GCCACTCTGAAGCCTTCAGGTTCCTCCACAAACTGAAGTCCCAGAAGCTCTTATCTCTGAACCATGTACTTGTATTTTATGCAATTCT CGTTTGTGTTTTAATACTTTCTACCTTCTACATGAGATATAAAATTAGCATCCTGGAAGAACGCCTTATGTCCATGACAGCTTTTGATTCACATATTAAGGA ACATCAAGTGCACCAAGATTTAGGATCTCACCTGCAAATTAATGCTGATGCCTTTTGTGATGAGTTAACTGCTAATCTTAGAAAATTGGAAAAG AGGCTCCTCCGCTGTCATGGCTGGGGCTTGGCTGTGCCCTGCCGTGGTTCCACTGGATGCTGCTGGAATGGCTGTGtccagcacagggcagccccTGGTCCTGgcccacagctgctgcccctgcagACCTTGCTCCACCTGCCCCCTAACCTTGACAAATGCACCCGTACAG ATACAGAACAACTTACAAAAGCTACTTGA
- the GRAMD2B gene encoding GRAM domain-containing protein 2B isoform X1 yields the protein MLKKGSSLEDSVFLSESHNSFRKSSNDTPASPTESVGSVFLSSDGENGTDEKRRAGKSPTVSLQTSTSEMEYFDDRKKVDVARTKSSTDSPVLTIKSDSKIERKKRASNQLKANAHFHKLFLDVPIDEPLKQSFTCALQKEILYQGKLFISENWICFHSKVFGKDTKISIPVLSVTLLKKTKTALLVPNALIIATMTDRYMFVSLLSRDTTYKLLKSICRHLDDTSMGNSPNPSSAENSFRADRPRTLPLDFTEDYSDLDGIVQQRRQEMEESSSTGSQTPELECFQDYHIVETETHLKVSKPEAKSVRSDAHSKRGPDGKARNSPRNGHSEAFRFLHKLKSQKLLSLNHVLVFYAILVCVLILSTFYMRYKISILEERLMSMTAFDSHIKEHQVHQDLGSHLQINADAFCDELTANLRKLEKRLLRCHGWGLAVPCRGSTGCCWNGCVQHRAAPGPGPQLLPLQTLLHLPPNLDKCTRTDTEQLTKAT from the exons TTCAGATGGAGAAAATGGAACAGATGAGAAAAGAAGGGCTGGAAAATCACCCACTGTGTCGCTGCAGACCTCTACCAGTGAAATGGAGTATTTTGATGACCGGAAAAAAGTTGATGTTGCTAG GACCAAGAGCAGCACAGATAGTCCAGTCCTGACAATCAAGAGTGACTCCAagattgaaaggaaaaaacGTGCCTCAAATCAG ctGAAGGCAAATGCACACTTTCATAAGCTGTTTCTAGACGTTCCCATTGATGAGCCTCTGAAACAAA GCTTTACCTGTGCTCTGCAGAAAGAAATTCTGTACCAAGGAAAGTTATTCATTTCTGAAAACTGGATTTGCTTCCATTCCAAGGTTTTTGGCAAGGATACTAAG ATTAGTATACCTGTGCTGTCAGTGACACTtctgaagaaaaccaaaactgcCCTTCTTGTGCCAAATGCTCTGATCATAGCAACAATGACAGATAGG TACATGTTTGTCTCACTGCTCTCCAGAGATACGACCTACAAGCTATTAAAATCTATCTGTAGACATCTTGAC gATACAAGCATGGGCAACAGTCCAAATCCCTCTTCTGCAGAAAACAGCTTCAGGGCTGATCGCCCTAGAACTCTGCCCCTG GATTTCACTGAAGATTATTCTGATCTGGATGGAATAGTGCAACAGCGAAGACAAGAGATGGAAGagtccagcagcacaggctcacAGACACCAGAGCTGGAATGCTTTCAAG ATTATCACATAGTTGAAACAGAGACTCACTTAAAAGTTTCCAAGCCTGAGGCCAAGTCTGTTCGTTCAGATGCACATAGTAAACGTGGGCCTGATGGAAAAGCCCGAAACAGTCCTCGAAATG GCCACTCTGAAGCCTTCAGGTTCCTCCACAAACTGAAGTCCCAGAAGCTCTTATCTCTGAACCATGTACTTGTATTTTATGCAATTCT CGTTTGTGTTTTAATACTTTCTACCTTCTACATGAGATATAAAATTAGCATCCTGGAAGAACGCCTTATGTCCATGACAGCTTTTGATTCACATATTAAGGA ACATCAAGTGCACCAAGATTTAGGATCTCACCTGCAAATTAATGCTGATGCCTTTTGTGATGAGTTAACTGCTAATCTTAGAAAATTGGAAAAG AGGCTCCTCCGCTGTCATGGCTGGGGCTTGGCTGTGCCCTGCCGTGGTTCCACTGGATGCTGCTGGAATGGCTGTGtccagcacagggcagccccTGGTCCTGgcccacagctgctgcccctgcagACCTTGCTCCACCTGCCCCCTAACCTTGACAAATGCACCCGTACAG ATACAGAACAACTTACAAAAGCTACTTGA
- the GRAMD2B gene encoding GRAM domain-containing protein 2B isoform X5 — MLKKGSSLEDSVFLSESHNSFRKSSNDTPASPTESVGSVFLSSDGENGTDEKRRAGKSPTVSLQTSTSEMEYFDDRKKVDVARTKSSTDSPVLTIKSDSKIERKKRASNQLKANAHFHKLFLDVPIDEPLKQSFTCALQKEILYQGKLFISENWICFHSKVFGKDTKISIPVLSVTLLKKTKTALLVPNALIIATMTDRYMFVSLLSRDTTYKLLKSICRHLDDTSMGNSPNPSSAENSFRADRPRTLPLDFTEDYSDLDGIVQQRRQEMEESSSTGSQTPELECFQDYHIVETETHLKVSKPEAKSVRSDAHSKRGPDGKARNSPRNGHSEAFRFLHKLKSQKLLSLNHVLVFYAILVCVLILSTFYMRYKISILEERLMSMTAFDSHIKEHQVHQDLGSHLQINADAFCDELTANLRKLEKIQNNLQKLLEDGE, encoded by the exons TTCAGATGGAGAAAATGGAACAGATGAGAAAAGAAGGGCTGGAAAATCACCCACTGTGTCGCTGCAGACCTCTACCAGTGAAATGGAGTATTTTGATGACCGGAAAAAAGTTGATGTTGCTAG GACCAAGAGCAGCACAGATAGTCCAGTCCTGACAATCAAGAGTGACTCCAagattgaaaggaaaaaacGTGCCTCAAATCAG ctGAAGGCAAATGCACACTTTCATAAGCTGTTTCTAGACGTTCCCATTGATGAGCCTCTGAAACAAA GCTTTACCTGTGCTCTGCAGAAAGAAATTCTGTACCAAGGAAAGTTATTCATTTCTGAAAACTGGATTTGCTTCCATTCCAAGGTTTTTGGCAAGGATACTAAG ATTAGTATACCTGTGCTGTCAGTGACACTtctgaagaaaaccaaaactgcCCTTCTTGTGCCAAATGCTCTGATCATAGCAACAATGACAGATAGG TACATGTTTGTCTCACTGCTCTCCAGAGATACGACCTACAAGCTATTAAAATCTATCTGTAGACATCTTGAC gATACAAGCATGGGCAACAGTCCAAATCCCTCTTCTGCAGAAAACAGCTTCAGGGCTGATCGCCCTAGAACTCTGCCCCTG GATTTCACTGAAGATTATTCTGATCTGGATGGAATAGTGCAACAGCGAAGACAAGAGATGGAAGagtccagcagcacaggctcacAGACACCAGAGCTGGAATGCTTTCAAG ATTATCACATAGTTGAAACAGAGACTCACTTAAAAGTTTCCAAGCCTGAGGCCAAGTCTGTTCGTTCAGATGCACATAGTAAACGTGGGCCTGATGGAAAAGCCCGAAACAGTCCTCGAAATG GCCACTCTGAAGCCTTCAGGTTCCTCCACAAACTGAAGTCCCAGAAGCTCTTATCTCTGAACCATGTACTTGTATTTTATGCAATTCT CGTTTGTGTTTTAATACTTTCTACCTTCTACATGAGATATAAAATTAGCATCCTGGAAGAACGCCTTATGTCCATGACAGCTTTTGATTCACATATTAAGGA ACATCAAGTGCACCAAGATTTAGGATCTCACCTGCAAATTAATGCTGATGCCTTTTGTGATGAGTTAACTGCTAATCTTAGAAAATTGGAAAAG ATACAGAACAACTTACAAAAGCTACTTGAAGATGGTGAATGA
- the GRAMD2B gene encoding GRAM domain-containing protein 2B isoform X6 codes for MLKKGSSLEDSVFLSESHNSFRKSSNDTPASPTESVGSVFLSSDGENGTDEKRRAGKSPTVSLQTSTSEMEYFDDRKKVDVARTKSSTDSPVLTIKSDSKIERKKRASNQLKANAHFHKLFLDVPIDEPLKQSFTCALQKEILYQGKLFISENWICFHSKVFGKDTKISIPVLSVTLLKKTKTALLVPNALIIATMTDRYMFVSLLSRDTTYKLLKSICRHLDDTSMGNSPNPSSAENSFRADRPRTLPLDFTEDYSDLDGIVQQRRQEMEESSSTGSQTPELECFQDYHIVETETHLKVSKPEAKSVRSDAHSKRGPDGKARNSPRNGHSEAFRFLHKLKSQKLLSLNHVLVFYAILVCVLILSTFYMRYKISILEERLMSMTAFDSHIKEHQVHQDLGSHLQINADAFCDELTANLRKLEKNNLQKLLEDGE; via the exons TTCAGATGGAGAAAATGGAACAGATGAGAAAAGAAGGGCTGGAAAATCACCCACTGTGTCGCTGCAGACCTCTACCAGTGAAATGGAGTATTTTGATGACCGGAAAAAAGTTGATGTTGCTAG GACCAAGAGCAGCACAGATAGTCCAGTCCTGACAATCAAGAGTGACTCCAagattgaaaggaaaaaacGTGCCTCAAATCAG ctGAAGGCAAATGCACACTTTCATAAGCTGTTTCTAGACGTTCCCATTGATGAGCCTCTGAAACAAA GCTTTACCTGTGCTCTGCAGAAAGAAATTCTGTACCAAGGAAAGTTATTCATTTCTGAAAACTGGATTTGCTTCCATTCCAAGGTTTTTGGCAAGGATACTAAG ATTAGTATACCTGTGCTGTCAGTGACACTtctgaagaaaaccaaaactgcCCTTCTTGTGCCAAATGCTCTGATCATAGCAACAATGACAGATAGG TACATGTTTGTCTCACTGCTCTCCAGAGATACGACCTACAAGCTATTAAAATCTATCTGTAGACATCTTGAC gATACAAGCATGGGCAACAGTCCAAATCCCTCTTCTGCAGAAAACAGCTTCAGGGCTGATCGCCCTAGAACTCTGCCCCTG GATTTCACTGAAGATTATTCTGATCTGGATGGAATAGTGCAACAGCGAAGACAAGAGATGGAAGagtccagcagcacaggctcacAGACACCAGAGCTGGAATGCTTTCAAG ATTATCACATAGTTGAAACAGAGACTCACTTAAAAGTTTCCAAGCCTGAGGCCAAGTCTGTTCGTTCAGATGCACATAGTAAACGTGGGCCTGATGGAAAAGCCCGAAACAGTCCTCGAAATG GCCACTCTGAAGCCTTCAGGTTCCTCCACAAACTGAAGTCCCAGAAGCTCTTATCTCTGAACCATGTACTTGTATTTTATGCAATTCT CGTTTGTGTTTTAATACTTTCTACCTTCTACATGAGATATAAAATTAGCATCCTGGAAGAACGCCTTATGTCCATGACAGCTTTTGATTCACATATTAAGGA ACATCAAGTGCACCAAGATTTAGGATCTCACCTGCAAATTAATGCTGATGCCTTTTGTGATGAGTTAACTGCTAATCTTAGAAAATTGGAAAAG AACAACTTACAAAAGCTACTTGAAGATGGTGAATGA
- the GRAMD2B gene encoding GRAM domain-containing protein 2B isoform X4, which produces MLKKGSSLEDSVFLSESHNSFRKSSNDTPASPTESVGSVFLSSDGENGTDEKRRAGKSPTVSLQTSTSEMEYFDDRKKVDVARTKSSTDSPVLTIKSDSKIERKKRASNQLKANAHFHKLFLDVPIDEPLKQSFTCALQKEILYQGKLFISENWICFHSKVFGKDTKISIPVLSVTLLKKTKTALLVPNALIIATMTDRYMFVSLLSRDTTYKLLKSICRHLDDTSMGNSPNPSSAENSFRADRPRTLPLDFTEDYSDLDGIVQQRRQEMEESSSTGSQTPELECFQDYHIVETETHLKVSKPEAKSVRSDAHSKRGPDGKARNSPRNGHSEAFRFLHKLKSQKLLSLNHVLVFYAILVCVLILSTFYMRYKISILEERLMSMTAFDSHIKEYRTTYKSYLKMVNETSMFLDCFRPRSSVLTNCSKGALLARVQASLFSVQAKLDLL; this is translated from the exons TTCAGATGGAGAAAATGGAACAGATGAGAAAAGAAGGGCTGGAAAATCACCCACTGTGTCGCTGCAGACCTCTACCAGTGAAATGGAGTATTTTGATGACCGGAAAAAAGTTGATGTTGCTAG GACCAAGAGCAGCACAGATAGTCCAGTCCTGACAATCAAGAGTGACTCCAagattgaaaggaaaaaacGTGCCTCAAATCAG ctGAAGGCAAATGCACACTTTCATAAGCTGTTTCTAGACGTTCCCATTGATGAGCCTCTGAAACAAA GCTTTACCTGTGCTCTGCAGAAAGAAATTCTGTACCAAGGAAAGTTATTCATTTCTGAAAACTGGATTTGCTTCCATTCCAAGGTTTTTGGCAAGGATACTAAG ATTAGTATACCTGTGCTGTCAGTGACACTtctgaagaaaaccaaaactgcCCTTCTTGTGCCAAATGCTCTGATCATAGCAACAATGACAGATAGG TACATGTTTGTCTCACTGCTCTCCAGAGATACGACCTACAAGCTATTAAAATCTATCTGTAGACATCTTGAC gATACAAGCATGGGCAACAGTCCAAATCCCTCTTCTGCAGAAAACAGCTTCAGGGCTGATCGCCCTAGAACTCTGCCCCTG GATTTCACTGAAGATTATTCTGATCTGGATGGAATAGTGCAACAGCGAAGACAAGAGATGGAAGagtccagcagcacaggctcacAGACACCAGAGCTGGAATGCTTTCAAG ATTATCACATAGTTGAAACAGAGACTCACTTAAAAGTTTCCAAGCCTGAGGCCAAGTCTGTTCGTTCAGATGCACATAGTAAACGTGGGCCTGATGGAAAAGCCCGAAACAGTCCTCGAAATG GCCACTCTGAAGCCTTCAGGTTCCTCCACAAACTGAAGTCCCAGAAGCTCTTATCTCTGAACCATGTACTTGTATTTTATGCAATTCT CGTTTGTGTTTTAATACTTTCTACCTTCTACATGAGATATAAAATTAGCATCCTGGAAGAACGCCTTATGTCCATGACAGCTTTTGATTCACATATTAAGGA ATACAGAACAACTTACAAAAGCTACTTGAAGATGGTGAATGAAACATCAATGTTCTTGGACTGCTTCAGACCTCGTTCTTCTGTCTTGACAAACTGCTccaaaggagctctgctggccaGAGTTCAAGCTTCTTTATTTTCAGTCCAAGCCAAGCTTGATCTACTGTAA
- the GRAMD2B gene encoding GRAM domain-containing protein 2B isoform X7, which yields MEYFDDRKKVDVARTKSSTDSPVLTIKSDSKIERKKRASNQLKANAHFHKLFLDVPIDEPLKQSFTCALQKEILYQGKLFISENWICFHSKVFGKDTKISIPVLSVTLLKKTKTALLVPNALIIATMTDRYMFVSLLSRDTTYKLLKSICRHLDDTSMGNSPNPSSAENSFRADRPRTLPLDFTEDYSDLDGIVQQRRQEMEESSSTGSQTPELECFQDYHIVETETHLKVSKPEAKSVRSDAHSKRGPDGKARNSPRNGHSEAFRFLHKLKSQKLLSLNHVLVFYAILVCVLILSTFYMRYKISILEERLMSMTAFDSHIKEHQVHQDLGSHLQINADAFCDELTANLRKLEKRLLRCHGWGLAVPCRGSTGCCWNGCVQHRAAPGPGPQLLPLQTLLHLPPNLDKCTRTDTEQLTKAT from the exons ATGGAGTATTTTGATGACCGGAAAAAAGTTGATGTTGCTAG GACCAAGAGCAGCACAGATAGTCCAGTCCTGACAATCAAGAGTGACTCCAagattgaaaggaaaaaacGTGCCTCAAATCAG ctGAAGGCAAATGCACACTTTCATAAGCTGTTTCTAGACGTTCCCATTGATGAGCCTCTGAAACAAA GCTTTACCTGTGCTCTGCAGAAAGAAATTCTGTACCAAGGAAAGTTATTCATTTCTGAAAACTGGATTTGCTTCCATTCCAAGGTTTTTGGCAAGGATACTAAG ATTAGTATACCTGTGCTGTCAGTGACACTtctgaagaaaaccaaaactgcCCTTCTTGTGCCAAATGCTCTGATCATAGCAACAATGACAGATAGG TACATGTTTGTCTCACTGCTCTCCAGAGATACGACCTACAAGCTATTAAAATCTATCTGTAGACATCTTGAC gATACAAGCATGGGCAACAGTCCAAATCCCTCTTCTGCAGAAAACAGCTTCAGGGCTGATCGCCCTAGAACTCTGCCCCTG GATTTCACTGAAGATTATTCTGATCTGGATGGAATAGTGCAACAGCGAAGACAAGAGATGGAAGagtccagcagcacaggctcacAGACACCAGAGCTGGAATGCTTTCAAG ATTATCACATAGTTGAAACAGAGACTCACTTAAAAGTTTCCAAGCCTGAGGCCAAGTCTGTTCGTTCAGATGCACATAGTAAACGTGGGCCTGATGGAAAAGCCCGAAACAGTCCTCGAAATG GCCACTCTGAAGCCTTCAGGTTCCTCCACAAACTGAAGTCCCAGAAGCTCTTATCTCTGAACCATGTACTTGTATTTTATGCAATTCT CGTTTGTGTTTTAATACTTTCTACCTTCTACATGAGATATAAAATTAGCATCCTGGAAGAACGCCTTATGTCCATGACAGCTTTTGATTCACATATTAAGGA ACATCAAGTGCACCAAGATTTAGGATCTCACCTGCAAATTAATGCTGATGCCTTTTGTGATGAGTTAACTGCTAATCTTAGAAAATTGGAAAAG AGGCTCCTCCGCTGTCATGGCTGGGGCTTGGCTGTGCCCTGCCGTGGTTCCACTGGATGCTGCTGGAATGGCTGTGtccagcacagggcagccccTGGTCCTGgcccacagctgctgcccctgcagACCTTGCTCCACCTGCCCCCTAACCTTGACAAATGCACCCGTACAG ATACAGAACAACTTACAAAAGCTACTTGA